The following are from one region of the Paenibacillus bovis genome:
- the remB gene encoding extracellular matrix regulator RemB — protein sequence MYIHLGGEKIIRFSELIAIFDISIEKSSKISKQFVSFAHEDKKVESIGEEEPKSIVVTKNKVYYSPISSATLKKRTNTFFANA from the coding sequence ATGTATATTCACCTGGGCGGCGAGAAGATTATTCGCTTTTCCGAGCTGATTGCCATTTTTGATATATCGATCGAAAAGTCTTCCAAAATCTCCAAACAGTTCGTCAGCTTTGCCCATGAAGACAAAAAAGTCGAATCAATTGGCGAAGAAGAGCCCAAATCCATTGTCGTAACCAAGAACAAAGTATATTACTCCCCCATTTCCTCGGCTACACTCAAGAAACGTACCAATACCTTTTTTGCGAACGCATAG